The sequence ATTCGAAATCTATCCTCATTAGTAATAGCCTCAAATGACTCTTCCCGAATTGTTTCACCTCCAAGCTCATTATCGTCGACACTAACATTCATCAATTCATTAAAAATCGGCTTCTAAGTCCATAATATCACTTTCAAAAACTTGGTTAAATCCCGAAGTATCAACCCCCAAGAGCTTTTCAAGCTCTTCATTCACATAAAGGTCTATATGGTCTAGGGCATAACACTCGTCATCATCGGTGTTGCTTGGTTGCTTCATAGCTTCCCGAATGTTTATGGTCACACGCTCATCGCCAACTCTAATGTTGAGTTGGTTGCGTTGTACTAAGATGATGGTGTCGGCGGTGGCAAGAAATGGTCTACCTAAGATGAGGGGGACTTGAAGGTCCTCCTTCATCTCCATGATAACAAAATCAACCGAGAACACCAAGGAGTCAATGCTAACCAAGATGTCCTCGGTGATTCCAATTGCGGTGTCAAATGAATGGTTGGCCAATCTTATACGAATTTTGGTTGGTTTGAGAGGTCCAAGGCCAAGTCTTTCATAAAGTGAGTGGGGCATTAAGTTAATGCTTGCTCCCAAGTCTGCTAGTGCATTGAACACTTCCGATTCACCAAACTTGCATGGGAAAACAAATTTTCCCAGATCACCTAACTTTTTAGGGATCCTTGGCCTTGATGCAAGTATCTTGTTGCACTCCTCTTTGATAAAGAAGGACGTTTCCTCATGATATTTACCCTTTTGAGAGATTAACTCTTTGATGAAGCGTCCATAGTTGGGCATTCCTTTGAGCACATCGGTAATAAGCAAGTTGACCGACACATTCTTCATCATGTCTTGGAACTTTTTATATTGAGCTGCCAACTTGTCCTTCCTTAAAGCTTTTGGATATGGAACAGGCCTTGTGACCTTCGAAGACTCTTTACCCTTATCCTTACCCTTTTCATTGTCACCCTCAGCATCATTACCATTGACCTCGGTTGCATCACCCTTTTCTTTACCCTTCTCATTACTAACCTTGATTTCTTCCTAAATGAAGCTTGGTAGTGGTTCTTGGGTGATAAAGGTTTATGGTTGTGGTTCTTCAACTCCTTGAGTGGTGAGACCGCTACGAGTGGTTATGGCATTGACATTTTCATTTCGGTTTTGGGTAGCTAGGGTTTTGATTGTTGTTGCCTTCAATAGGAATTACCCTaggtgttgttgttgttttggttttggTGTTGTTGACGGTTATTGTTGTAGGTGTTTGGGTTAACTTGAGTGTTGGGTGGTAAAGTTCCTTGAGATCTTTCGGAAACATAACTTGAAAGTCTCCCAAAGGTGCTCTCTAAGGTTTGGAATGAGGTATGTTGTTGCTTAAGTTGTTGCTTCAAGAACTCGTTCTCCTTTAACAAAAATGCTTCGGTTGATTCTACCTTTTTGATATAGGTTTGCATAAGCTCTTCTAGTCCTTTAGAAGATTGGGAAGGTTGGTTATTTGGTTGAGTTTGTTGccgttgttgattgtaaccttggttgttttgggtttgactataaccttggttttgATAACTTTGGTTTCCTTGGTAATTTGGGTTGGATTTGTGGTTGTAAGATTAGTTGTTATAATTTTGTTGGTTGTGGGATTGGAAGTTATTTTGGCGGCTTTGGTTATAGTTGGAATTGTAAccttggttttggttttggttggaGAATCCGGGAGGTGTGTTGGATTGAGTGTTGAATGACACTTGCTTTTGGTTAGGGTTGTAGTAGCTATTGTTCGATTGGAAAGAGTTGTTGCCTTGGTTAGAAGTTCCTCCTCTTTGAAAGTTTTGGTTGCTCACAAAGTTCACATGAGCTTCCGAATTCATAGGAATGTCATCCAAGTCAATGTGAGTACATTGATTGACTTGGGGACAATTTTTGGTGAGGTGTGGTCCTTCACACCTTTGACAACCGACTTGCATAGCCACTAGCGTTTGTTGTATCTTTTTCAATTCTTTCCCATATAATTGAAATTGGTTATTCAAGCTTGCCAAGGTAACTTGCCCATCTTCACTCTCCACTTGAGCTACATTCTTTCTCATCAAATCTcttggtgaaggtgcccattcatatgtATTAACCGCGATGTCCTCTAGTAACTTTTTGGCCGCATTGGGTGAGTTGTACATAAACACTCCACCCGAAGATGAATCAAGATATTGCTTAGTTTGAAAATTGGTACCCCGGTAGAACGTATTGATGTACTCCTTCTTGGTTAGACcatgcggtgggcaagctcttaatAGCTTCTTGAAACGcgcatcatacaaagactcatcTCCTCTTTGCGTGAACCCATTAATTTCCATTCTTAAACGCTCCACCTTTGAAGGTGGGAAAAAGTGATTGATAAATGCTTCATTCAAATCTTGAAAAGACCTAATCGAATCCGATGGCAAGTTCCTTAACCAAGCCTTAGCTTCTCCATCAAGCGTGAATGGGAATGCCCTTAGCTTAAAAGCATCTTCGGTGACATCTTTGTTCTTGTAGATATCACAAATATCATTAAAATATTGATTGTGATCAAAAGGGTTTTCATCTATAAGCCCGCGAAAAAGTCTATCCTTGAACattgtgaaaaagttaccctcgatcttccaatttTCTGCTTCGATTGGTGGTTTTGTGATAGCCGGAGGAACAACCGTTTGTGCCACCATTCTAACATTCCACATCGGAGTGTCATTTGGATCATTTTCAACTACTTCATTAACAACCGGTGGAGGATTACCATGTGGATTACCCTCTTCTTCTCCGTCCATTTCTATCaaacaaaatggcaaaacctcAAAATTCTTCCTTAATTCCCGTTCTTCTCTACGCTTATAAATCCCATGTATATGTTTCTCCGGATCGGAAAATGGTTGTGTGAaatcttgatccttgtgggatcttCTTATCATACACCAATAGACCTAACCTTCAAAGACAACAAAAACACAAGTGATTATCcaatacaaaataatacataaaagacaataaaagtaacttttgtaaggacgaatccttacaaaaggatcgaataactaaaagcttgtaCCAAATACACAACCTAACTTAGCTAACCGTTCCCCGGCGGCGACGCCAAGAAAGTGTGACGTGGCGTGGATATACCATACATAACtccctaaatttatacaagattcaaatatcacaaaaagcacgcacaatctatcgagcacttaaaacccggttgctatagtacttaatgcaagtattcttatcaagttcgtcccgtgagagcggtgtagattatgtatttgaaactaatagttatcctaggggttTTGTTTGACTGGGGGGGGTGTTTGCGAGAGATTTTGACTAATCAACTAAATTTGCGataaacaaactaaaacttaacAAGTAATCAAGAAATGAGAAGTAATCAATATGATgaagagtgttcacttatctaatcctatttatgcttagatggcccttgttttccccaaattgttatcacttaagttgtttgaactagtaaatattcttaatgcaattttaccttgcaaattcacataagcttagcaacactagatcaagtaatgtatgagttgattattgagattatgcccgggttaaaatcacttaaaaccatttaaccatcaaagtcacctaagatagtcaaacaccactatgatgaacaaaggtcaattgaaaaccaacctagcctagaaacacaatcacttgaaatttctattctagttgtctagatcaccaaaggtgttgaagcacaaattgattcactactaaaatcacttaaagagctactcaatccatgtaatcaaagtaaaaccaatatcaaacatagcaatggacctcatggctaactcaataacactagctcatgtattttcattcaaaacaactttcattcaatagattaagggcacatcatgcattaaagattcatagataagcaaacacaagctaCTCATGGCAAAGATTACATTAGCAATAATCATGaaagcatcaataaacatcattttgagtgattacaagctaagattcaaagataaatgatgataaacaAAGATTGCAAGTAAAGATTAAACTTAGATGAAGATTAAGTAAAGACTACAACTAATTGATTCAAAATAAGAAAGAGTAAAGTTAAGATTACAACCCAATTTGATAACAAAAGAAAGATCTAGCActaatgaagatgaaacttgagcttgcttcctccaaatcaccttagaactctaatggatgatgaaattagggttttgtgtgtgtaattcggagtaaaaactgcagctctcttgCCAAATGACCTATCTTATTCTATTTATAGTGGTGAGGAAAGTGGGCTGAAtcagcgtcaggagcgccgctcTTGACATAGGTGTGGCGCTCTTGGCTTCAATTGGTGTGGCGCTTTAGACTCAGGTGCGGCGCTCTATACTTCATCTGGTGCGGCGCTGTTGACTTAGGTGCGGCGCTCTTGGAGCTATAGGAACGACGCTTCTGCCTCTGAAGAGCGATGCTTCTGCTCACTGTGAAGAAATTGAGACAAAACGTTGGTGATTGCGCCGCTTTTACCATAGGTGCGGCGCTCTGGGCTATGAGGTGCGGCGCTCCTTaatcaggagcggcgctcttgatgctgtttcctgcacttgtcattttctttgcacttTTTGAACATTTATTGGTCAATTTTACACTAAGTTAGGCATTTTGCCTTGAGTGGACACTTTGGCACAGGAAAACAACTTTAAAGTCCCAACGATCATCAAAACCGAATAAAATGAGGTCGATATTGTGTAATAAATATGtctaaatggagcaatatcaaCTACAAAATTTATCATCCATATCTCCATATGACTTTTTGTACGTTCATATTATAACATATGCAAGTGGGACTGAATAGGATTTATATGAACCGAAAGTGGGACTGAAATTTTTTAATAAATGTTATAAAATTCAATGCAAGTCATGTACAGATTCTTTTCGTATCctcttaataataatttttatttttatctaagttttattcatgcaattaatgttcTATGTCataatcaaatgaattttttttattCACATGTGATTTGCTTAATTAGCCCTATTCAAGTGGAAAAATGGAATGGCACGTTAGTTCCGAAGGCTAAAAGCTATATATTAACAATATCTAAAGTAAGTAGAttgaattttaattattatattacta comes from Rutidosis leptorrhynchoides isolate AG116_Rl617_1_P2 chromosome 4, CSIRO_AGI_Rlap_v1, whole genome shotgun sequence and encodes:
- the LOC139840652 gene encoding uncharacterized protein is translated as MDGEEEGNPHGNPPPVVNEVVENDPNDTPMWNVRMVAQTVVPPAITKPPIEAENWKIEGNFFTMFKDRLFRGLIDENPFDHNQYFNDICDIYKNKDVTEDAFKLRAFPFTLDGEAKAWLRNLPSDSIRSFQDLNEAFINHFFPPSKVERLRMEINGFTQRGDESLYDARFKKLLRACPPHGLTKKEYINTFYRGTNFQTKQYLDSSSGGVFMYNSPNAAKKLLEDIAVNTYEWAPSPRDLMRKNVAQVESEDGQVTLASLNNQFQLYGKELKKIQQTLVAMQVGCQRCEGPHLTKNCPQVNQCTHIDLDDIPMNSEAHVNFVSNQNFQRGGTSNQGNNSFQSNNSYYNPNQKQEEIKVSNEKGKEKGDATEVNGNDAEGDNEKGKDKGKESSKVTRPVPYPKALRKDKLAAQYKKFQDMMKNVSVNLLITDVLKGMPNYGRFIKELISQKGKYHEETSFFIKEECNKILASRPRIPKKLGDLGKFVFPCKFGESEVFNALADLGASINLMPHSLYERLGLGPLKPTKIRIRLANHSFDTAIGITEDILVSIDSLVFSVDFVIMEMKEDLQVPLILGRPFLATADTIILVQRNQLNIRVGDERVTINIREAMKQPSNTDDDECYALDHIDLYVNEELEKLLGVDTSGFNQVFESDIMDLEADF